Genomic segment of bacterium:
CGGATGGAGCAGCCGGGCACTCCTGCTGGAGACCGACTCCCGGGGGCGGGTCTTCTGGGTGGCGAGCAACATCGACCAGTCCATCACGCCGGACCCCACCCTCGATGACATTTACACCCATGCAGGCAGCGTGATCCACATCTTTGACAGCCTCGCCGGAGAAGCGATCGCCGATGCCGGCACCATCGATGCCGGTCGCCCGATTGTCGCGTTGTGCATCGATGAAGCCGATGCGATCTGGCTGGTCGACAGCAACAATCAGCTGCGACATTTCATCCCCGAAGCGGGCTACACCTACCGTGAAGAGATCAGCGGCGGGTATTCCCTGGGAGGCTCCACCGCCGGGGGCATCATCGGCGCAGCGGTCTACGACATCGACATCGATTTCCACAATCACGCCTTCTTCCTGCCGGTCCGGACCCCGGATGAAACCCTGAGCCTCTGGCGCATCGAATGCGATGGCTCACTGGGACAAGTCACAGGACAACCGAATCCCCTCGCAGACCTGACTGATGGCCCGGTTCGGGATGCCGCCATCGTCATCGACAACTACGGCCCCGCCGGACAGGTCCTCACCGGCTCGCAGGATGCCCAGTTCCTCCTCGCCATCGAGGACGGCACGGGCGTCCTGGCCATCGCGACCAGCGACCTGCGTCGTACGGTCCGGGTCGATGGCTATCTGGGAGCGAGTCGCCTGGCCCTGGACTATCGTCGCGATGTCGCCTACTCCCTGCCGGACCAGGCGCAGCCCCTGAGTAGCTGGCAGATCGAAGCGTGGCGCTTGCCCCTCGCCTGGCGCTAAAGCCAGCCCGCCCTGCCAGCACCCCGTATCCTGTCTGCTATGCCGTCACACACGCTGAGCGTGGTGCCCACTCCCCTGGGACACCTGGGTGACATCACCCTGCGGGCGCTGGAAACCCTGAAACATGCCGATGCCATCCTGGCGGAGGACACCAGGGTCACCCGGAAGCTCTGCACGCACTACAGCATCACGACCCCCTTGCGGAGTCATCACGCCTTCAGTGAAGCCTCGCAACTCCCCCGACTCCTCGCCGACCTCCACGCTGGCGCGCACTATGCGCTGGTCTCCGATGCCGGGACCCCCGGCATCAGCGACCCCGGGGCCCGCCTGATCGCGGCCGTCCAGGCCGACCCGGCGCTCCACCTGGACATCCTTCCCGGCCCGACCGCCCTGATTACGGCCCTGCTGGCTTCGGGATTCGCCGGCGCACCGTTTCAGTTTTTGGGCTTTGTTCCCCGCAATAAGGCGGATCAGCAGGCCCTCTGGAGCCAGCTCATGTCCGCACCTCTGGTGACAGTCCTGTATGAGTCGCCGCAGCGACTCCGTGCGACAGTCCGGGCGGCCGCAAGCGCTTTGGGTCCGGAACGGGAAGGGGCGATCGCCAAGGAACTGACAAAAATTCATGAGCGGGTCAGCCGGGGACCGCTGCTGACTTTGGGGCAGGACTGGCCGGAAGAGGCCTGGCGTGGGGAATGTGTCTTTCTTATCGGACCGGCCGAAGTGGCCCCACCGGACGAAGACCGGGCCCGGGAACTGGCCCGACTCTGCCTGGAGGCTGGTCTTACCCCCCGTACGGCGCGTACTATGCTCGCGGTGGCGGCACAAGTCAGTCCGTCCCGTGCCTACACTCTGCTTCGGGAGGCTCACACCGATGCGACAACCGAGCCGCGCTAGTCTGATGCGCCTTTGCTGGCTCCTGTTACTCCCCAATCTGCTCCTGAGCATGGGAGCCCGGGGGGAAGGTATCGCGTCGGGCTGCTTCTCTCGTCCGACCTTCGCCCACAACCGGGGACTCCCGCATCTGAAGGATGCCGTGGTCTTCGCCACCGCCGCGCCCGACACCCTGCAGATCTATTCCATTAGTCAGGCTCGGGTGACCAATACCCTCAAGACCGCCGACCGTCTGCTCGACATGGAAGTCGCCTCGTCAGACCCCCAGGGACGCCCTTTCCCCAGGGCCTATGTCTCCACGAAATCCGCCAGAGTCGCCAGCTACGACCTCCTGCGGAACAGCGTGGTCGCCGAAGTGAAGCTGAGTGAAGACCCGGATGCCACCGGCGGCGCGATCGCCGTCTCCCCGGATGGCAAGTATGTCGCCACCGGCATCGGCGACATCCAGTTCAACATCCGGTCTATCGCCGTCCTGGATGCCGCGAATCTCAGCCGACGCCTCGCGTCCATCGAAATTGGGGGCGACCTGCAGGACCTCGTGGCGAATCCGCACCCGAATCGGCCGGAGCTCTACATCATCAACGACCGCGCGGCGAAGGTCCGGATCTTCGACTTCAACACCCTCACGATGAGCGAAGGGATCTTCGACCTCACCGGCAGCCCCAGCGACTTCGCGGTTAGCCCCGATGGCCGGATGGCGATCGCCAGCATCAATGCCCGGAACAAGGTCGTTTTCATCGACCTCGAAAAGCGACAGCTGGTCTTCGAGATCGTCCTGCCCGAGGCGAGTCCCCACCGCATCGCCTTTGCGCCCGATGCCAATACGGCTTACATCACCGACCGTCGGGTCGCCAACAGCATGATCTACCGCATCGATCTCCTCCCCATTCGGGAAGCCATGCGCGACAGCGACTATTCCCGGCTGAACGCTAAAGACCTGGTAAGCGGCAAGCACCTGCCAGCGCTCCTCGCCCGGGAAGCCTATGTTCCCCACGGCGCGGCGGTCTCCTCTGATGGGGACTTCCTCTATCTCACTTTCTCGAATCAGACCCGGTTCGCCGTCGTGAATCTCCGGGACATCGACTCGCTGGTCGAAGAGCATCCCCGCATGAGCTTCCTGACGCAGATCGCCGCCCAGCAGTGGCCGCTCACCAGCGATGCCTTCAACGATGGCCTCTTTGAGATCCAGGGCTTCAACCTCGCCAAGAACCCGGAGACCTTCCACGTCCTGCACGACTCCAATCTCGTCTTTTCGTTCACCTCAGAGGTGGGCAAGAAGGGTGGCCAGCCACCGCCCGTGGCTCCGTAGCCTTAGCAGTCACTCCTGGTCCTTTCACGGAAAAAGCGAACCGGGCGCGATCGGATCGCGCCCGCTTCGCATGAGAGTCGCCTGACGAAGGCAGACCATCACTGGAGCCGCTACACCCGACCGGCGGACCGCTCCCGTTCCAGTGTCTTGCGGCTGACACCGAGGACTTTCGCCGCCCGGGAGAGATTCCCATCGTGCAATTCGACGATGAAGCGGTAGTAGTCCAGTTTGAGTGACTCCACCGTCGGCCAGGGCTCCCGGGCGATAAAGCCACTCGCCTGCGACACCGACTCCGCCAGCGCTTCAGTCCGGAGCTGCAGGTGCCGTCGCACCATCTCCGACGTCAGCATCTCGCCGTTTTCGAAGATCACGATCCGTTCCAGCACGTTCCGCAGTTCCCGGACATTCCCCCCCCAGGGATAGAGATAGAGCAACTCCGCCGCCTTGGGGTCAATGCCCTGGAACCGGCGATTGTTCTCTTTGGCGAAGACCGCCAGGGTTGTCTGTGCCAGCCCCAGGAAGTCCTCGTAGCCCCGCTCCTTAAGCGAGGGGAGCGTGATGACCCCGACATTGAGGCGGAAGTACAGGTCTTCCCGAAATGTCCCCTGCCGCACCAGCGCCTCCAGATCACGATGAGTCGCGCAGATCAGCCGGACATCCACCGGAATCGCTTTCTCCGCCCCGACTCGCGTGATCGCTTTGTCTTCTACTACCTTCAGCAGCTTCGCCTGGAGTTCCAGGGGCATGTCCCCGATTTCATCCAGCAGGAGGGTCCCGCCATCGGCCTGCTCGAAGACGCCCCGTTTCAGGTGACGGGCATCTGTAAAGGCCCCCTTCTCATGCCCGAAAAGCTCAGTCTCGATCAGCGAGGGCGCAATCGCCGCGCAGTTGGCATCGACAAAGTTTCCGCGGCGTCCGGACAACTCGTGTATCTGACGGGCATAGAACGTTTTCCCGCTCCCCGAAGGTCCGCGCAACAGGATTTTGGCCGCAGTGGGAGCCAGCAGCGACACCTGCGACTCCACCTGACGCATCGCTTCACCCTGCGCCGGCATCAGCCCCGGCTGCCCCTCCCGAATCCGCGCCGCGGTGTATCTCAGGGTGCTCAGTTCCCGGACTCGTCCCAGCAGCGACACCAGCAGTTCGTGCGTGAATGGTTTGCGCAACACATGAAATGCCCCCTGCGCCATCATTTCGACCGCCCGCTCCAGCGTCGCATGACCCGACATCACAATCACCAGTTGCCCCGGATGCCGCTGCAGGGCCTCGGTCAGGAGAGTCTGCCCGTCGCCATCCGGCAGCGCCAGGTCCAGGAGAATGAGGTCCGGCTCCTGCGCCAGCGCGGCGCGTCCGGCCGCCAGACTCTCAGCCTCGAACACCTCGCACCCGGCGTCACGGCAATCGGCCCCCAGGCTCCAGCGAATATCCGGGTCATCCTCGACCATCAGGACACGAAGCTTCATGCCTGGTTCCTCCCCGCGATCCTTCGCGACGACTGCTGGCTGGTGCTGCTGCGGCAGGCTGCATCGTACCTAGTTTCGTCGGCAATTGCGACATTTTGTCGCTTTTGAAAATGCAAAAGAATCTTGCCACGACCGAGGAATGGGCACACGCAGCGGCATCACTCCTGCCAGTACGCCACCACCAGCAGGATGCCCCCGCTCATGGTTCCCCTCACCAGCGCTCCCGCCGCCCCATCGCCGCCAGGTTTCAGCTTCACCGAAGAGGACTGGCCCGCCCTCGGTGCCCTGATGCACTCGGGCGCGTTTCGCCGTCACTTCCAGACGCTGTGTCGGTACTTTCCCTCGCTCAGAGCGATCCTGGCTGCCACGAGAGAAGAGCTGGAGGCGATCCCGGAGCTCACGACCCGGACTGTCAACAGCCTCTGTGAGCGTCTGCCAGAGCTAAAGTCCAAAGATCTCCGGGCAGGGCTGGATCGGCTCGAAGCCCGGGCGATTTCCTGGTGGGATGCCGACTATCCCGCAGCGCTCCGCGACACGCCCTGGCCCCCGCCGCTCCTCTTCTCGCAGGGGCGACTCCCCTCGGACCTGCGGATGAGCATCGCCATTGTCGGGACACGTCGCGCCACCCATTACGGGCGCGCCATGGGGGAGCAGTTCGCCCGGGAGCTGGCGGGGCACGGGTTCATGGTGATCTCCGGAGGGGCGTATGGCATC
This window contains:
- the rsmI gene encoding Ribosomal RNA small subunit methyltransferase I: MPSHTLSVVPTPLGHLGDITLRALETLKHADAILAEDTRVTRKLCTHYSITTPLRSHHAFSEASQLPRLLADLHAGAHYALVSDAGTPGISDPGARLIAAVQADPALHLDILPGPTALITALLASGFAGAPFQFLGFVPRNKADQQALWSQLMSAPLVTVLYESPQRLRATVRAAASALGPEREGAIAKELTKIHERVSRGPLLTLGQDWPEEAWRGECVFLIGPAEVAPPDEDRARELARLCLEAGLTPRTARTMLAVAAQVSPSRAYTLLREAHTDATTEPR
- the atoC_2 gene encoding Regulatory protein AtoC, which translates into the protein MKLRVLMVEDDPDIRWSLGADCRDAGCEVFEAESLAAGRAALAQEPDLILLDLALPDGDGQTLLTEALQRHPGQLVIVMSGHATLERAVEMMAQGAFHVLRKPFTHELLVSLLGRVRELSTLRYTAARIREGQPGLMPAQGEAMRQVESQVSLLAPTAAKILLRGPSGSGKTFYARQIHELSGRRGNFVDANCAAIAPSLIETELFGHEKGAFTDARHLKRGVFEQADGGTLLLDEIGDMPLELQAKLLKVVEDKAITRVGAEKAIPVDVRLICATHRDLEALVRQGTFREDLYFRLNVGVITLPSLKERGYEDFLGLAQTTLAVFAKENNRRFQGIDPKAAELLYLYPWGGNVRELRNVLERIVIFENGEMLTSEMVRRHLQLRTEALAESVSQASGFIAREPWPTVESLKLDYYRFIVELHDGNLSRAAKVLGVSRKTLERERSAGRV